From a single Tachypleus tridentatus isolate NWPU-2018 chromosome 6, ASM421037v1, whole genome shotgun sequence genomic region:
- the Cpr gene encoding cytochrome P450 reductase isoform X2: protein MPAFTRSVSETGFISKLKSSGRNMVVFYGSQTGTAEEFAARIAKEAGRYAMKAMVSDPEECEMEELTKCSEIDRSLAVFCMATYGEGDPTDNAQEFYQWLQEGAADLTGLRYAVFGLGNKTYEHYNAMGIFVDKKLEEMGATRICELGMGDDDSNIEEDFITWKDKFWAAVCEHFNIEKFGEDISVRQYQLIVHTDLPENKIFTGEVSRLNSFKTQKPPYDAKNPYLAPVKINRELYKGSRSCMHVELNIANSKIRYEAGDHVAVYPTNNPKLVEQLGKLLNINLDTVISLKNLDEDSSKKYPFPCPCSYRTALLHYIDITSPPRTHVLKEIAEYTTDEEEKQKLKLMGSSSEEGKNLYLEWVVLNCRSIIHILEDFPTAKPPLDHLLELLPKLQARYYSISSSPKMYPDSIHLTAVLVEYDTPTGRINRGVATSWLKTKTVDNGNCPTVPMYVRRSQFHLPSKPQTPVIMIGPGTGLAPFRGFIQERHCQKKEAKPVGETILYFGCRKRAEDFMYEEELEEYVENGTLTKRYLAFSRDQLQKVYVTHLLRQNKEEVWDVIGEKNGHIYVCGDARNMARDVHNIILEVIQEKGGKSRQEAEDYLKRMESQRRYSADVWS from the exons GGTAGGAACATGGTGGTTTTCTATGGATCTCAGACTGGTACAGCAGAAGAATTTGCAGCTAGAATAGCCAAGGAAGCGGGTCGATATGCTATGAAAGCCATGGTTTCTGATCCTGAAGAATGTGAGATG GAGGAATTAACAAAATGTTCAGAAATTGACCGATCATTAGCAGTGTTTTGTATGGCGACATATGGAGAAGGAGATCCTACAGATAATGCTCAAGAGTTCTATCAGTGGCTTCAAGAGGGAGCAGCTGATCTTACTGGTCTCCGTTATGCT GTTTTTGGTCTTGGCAATAAAACgtatgaacattataatgccatGGGGATATTTGTTGACAAGAAGCTGGAAGAAATGGGAGCTACTAGGATTTGTGAACTAGGAATGGGTGATGATGATTCTAA cATTGAAGAGGATTTTATTACATGGAAGGATAAATTTTGGGCAGCAGTTTGCGAGCACTTCAACATTGAGAAATTCGGTGAAGATATTAGTGTCCGCCAGTACCAGCTTATTGTTCATACTGACCTTccagaaaataaaatctttacgGGAGAAGTGTCTCGTCTGAATTCCTTCAAGACTCAAAAGCC CCCTTATGATGCAAAGAACCCTTACCTGGCACCAGTGAAAATCAACAGGGAACTGTACAAAGGATCCAGATCTTGTATGCATGTTGAATTAAACATAGCTAATTCAAAAATAAG GTATGAAGCTGGGGACCATGTTGCTGTTTATCCGACAAATAACCCTAAACTTGTGGAGCAGTTAGGAAAGTTGCTTAACATCAATTTGGACACTGTTATCTCCCTCAAAAACCTTGATG AGGATAGCAGCAAAAAGTATCCTTTCCCTTGTCCCTGTAGCTATCGTACAGCTCTACTGCATTATATCGACATCACCAGTCCACCTCGTACTCACGTGTTAAAGGAAATTGCAGAATACACAACAGACGAGGAAGAAAAGCAAAAGCTAAAACTAATGGGCTCTTCTTCAGAAGAGGGAAAA aatTTGTACCTGGAATGGGTAGTCCTCAACTGTCGTAGTATCATCCACATTTTGGAGGACTTTCCAACAGCAAAACCACCACTTGATCACTTGTTGGAGTTGCTTCCTAAACTTCAGGCTCGCTactattctatttcctcctcaccaAAG ATGTACCCAGACTCCATCCACCTCACGGCAGTGTTAGTAGAATATGACACGCCTACTGGGAGAATAAATCGTGGGGTTGCAACCAGTTGGTTGAAAACTAAGACTGTGGACAACGGAAATTGTCCAACTGTACCAATGTATGTTCGACGATCCCAGTTTCATCTTCCAAGTAAGCCTCAAACGCCAGTGATAATGATTGGTCCAGGTACAGGTCTGGCTCCTTTCCGTGGTTTTATTCAGGAGAGACATTGTCAGAAGAAGGAAG cTAAGCCTGTTGGAGAGACGATCCTCTACTTTGGGTGCAGGAAAAGAGCAGAGGACTTCATGTATGAAGAAGAGCTTGAGGAATATGTGGAGAATGGAACGTTAACAAAACGCTATCTGGCATTCTCTCGAGACCAGCTGCAGAAAGTATATGTTACCCATTTGTTAAGACAGAACAAAGAAGAAGTGTGGGATGTGATTGGAGAAAAGAACGGGCACATCTATGTGTGTGG agaTGCTCGTAATATGGCAAGAGACGTGCACAATATAATATTGGAAGTGATTCAGGAAAAAGGTGGAAAATCCAGACAAGAAGCAGAAGACTATTTGAAACGAATGGAGTCCCAGCGTCGTTATTCTGCTGATGTATGGAGCTGA